Proteins co-encoded in one Desulfitobacterium hafniense DCB-2 genomic window:
- a CDS encoding aryl-sulfate sulfotransferase gives MGHPSVHPTGVTIYNPEKCFNGYTIFPANEHGATLIDMNGGVVSFWKDFQGFPNKLLKGGYIMGSLGERNVLCGYQDQIDLVQIDWDGNIVWKFDKHEFIEDPDEEPQWMARQHHDYQREGNPVGYYVPGMECKVDSGNTLILTHRNCYNKKMTDKRLHDDTIIEVDWEGNIVWEWKCHEHFDEYGFTNGAKNALYRDPNMTPAGADWMHINSISVLGPNRWYDAGDERFHPDNIIFDGRETNILAIISKETGKIVWKLGPNYDENEATKKIGVIIGQHHVHMIPQGLPGEGNILIFDNGGWAGYDNPNQFSSTGNKAVRRDFSRVLEIDPTTMEIVWQFSPAEMGHGMPFHASHFYSPFISSAQRLPNGNTLITEGSDGRLLEVTSEHELVWEYISPYWGKQMPINMIYRAYRYPYDYVPQLEKPEEVAIERMDNTTFKLPGAKGNEPQRVIEVAGTKGYGESVGFCVQKDE, from the coding sequence ATGGGTCATCCAAGCGTACATCCAACAGGAGTCACTATCTACAATCCGGAAAAATGTTTTAATGGCTACACCATCTTTCCTGCCAACGAGCATGGGGCAACCTTAATCGATATGAATGGCGGCGTGGTCAGCTTCTGGAAAGATTTCCAGGGTTTCCCCAACAAGCTGTTAAAAGGCGGCTATATCATGGGCAGCCTTGGAGAAAGAAATGTTCTATGCGGTTATCAGGATCAAATCGATCTGGTCCAAATCGATTGGGACGGCAATATAGTCTGGAAATTTGATAAACATGAATTTATCGAAGATCCCGATGAAGAGCCCCAGTGGATGGCAAGACAGCATCATGATTACCAGAGAGAAGGCAATCCGGTGGGCTATTATGTACCTGGCATGGAGTGTAAAGTAGACAGCGGGAACACTCTCATCCTTACTCATCGCAATTGCTATAATAAAAAAATGACCGACAAGAGACTTCATGACGACACCATCATCGAAGTGGACTGGGAAGGAAATATTGTCTGGGAATGGAAATGTCATGAACACTTTGATGAATACGGTTTCACCAATGGAGCCAAAAACGCCTTATACAGAGATCCTAATATGACCCCGGCAGGTGCCGACTGGATGCACATTAACTCCATCAGCGTCCTCGGGCCCAATAGGTGGTATGATGCGGGAGATGAGCGCTTCCATCCGGACAACATCATTTTTGATGGCCGAGAAACCAATATTTTAGCCATTATTTCCAAAGAAACCGGAAAAATCGTTTGGAAGCTGGGTCCAAACTATGATGAAAATGAGGCCACAAAGAAAATTGGCGTCATCATTGGTCAGCACCATGTTCACATGATTCCGCAAGGTCTCCCTGGGGAAGGAAATATCTTAATCTTTGATAACGGCGGTTGGGCAGGCTATGATAATCCAAACCAATTTAGTTCTACGGGCAATAAAGCGGTTCGCCGTGATTTCTCCCGCGTCCTGGAGATCGATCCCACCACCATGGAAATCGTATGGCAGTTTTCACCTGCTGAGATGGGACATGGGATGCCCTTCCATGCTTCCCATTTCTATAGCCCCTTCATCAGCAGCGCCCAACGGCTGCCTAACGGCAACACCCTCATCACCGAGGGCTCTGATGGACGTTTGCTGGAAGTAACCAGTGAGCACGAACTGGTCTGGGAATACATCTCACCCTATTGGGGAAAACAAATGCCTATTAATATGATTTACCGTGCTTATCGTTATCCCTATGATTATGTCCCTCAATTGGAGAAGCCTGAGGAGGTTGCCATTGAGCGCATGGATAATACCACATTCAAACTCCCCGGCGCTAAAGGCAATGAGCCTCAAAGAGTCATTGAAGTTGCCGGTACTAAAGGCTATGGCGAATCCGTCGGTTTCTGCGTTCAAAAAGATGAGTAA
- a CDS encoding LysR family transcriptional regulator, with protein sequence MRLEQLQHIIEVYNKKSISEAARTFLISQPQLSHSIKQLEIELGYKIFRRSNTNTIFTSQGKEVLALAQELINYVEEVKTYARGTSVLYGNISLALGPAVFNAFASPLITYVHQHYPNVNLAITEDCAKDVIRKVEEGDSMLGITGWPKVQEHTQLKLLDSKNIAYERVLDTTFNVIVGNKHPLAQKKRVSLSDLQEVTFVDYYGMNEAFLRMSGIAPKNNQSLFVYDREMLKFILSNNRGVAIFPSVFALNDIYFKQGLLQLRPIDDIPDNINAFMYLIYFKNEPLSSLLEQFIKVIKEIIQKTSQ encoded by the coding sequence ATGCGTTTAGAACAATTACAGCATATTATAGAAGTTTATAATAAAAAATCAATCTCAGAGGCTGCTAGAACCTTTCTAATAAGCCAGCCGCAGCTTAGTCATTCTATTAAACAACTTGAGATTGAATTGGGTTATAAAATCTTTCGCCGCAGCAATACCAACACTATCTTTACAAGTCAAGGTAAGGAAGTCCTGGCTTTGGCTCAGGAGCTGATTAATTATGTCGAAGAAGTCAAAACTTATGCCAGAGGAACTTCTGTATTATATGGGAATATAAGTTTAGCTCTCGGCCCAGCTGTTTTTAATGCCTTTGCCTCTCCCTTGATAACCTACGTACATCAACACTACCCCAATGTAAATCTTGCGATTACCGAAGACTGCGCTAAAGACGTCATCCGTAAGGTAGAAGAAGGGGACAGTATGCTGGGTATTACAGGCTGGCCTAAGGTACAAGAGCATACCCAACTTAAGCTGTTAGATAGTAAAAACATCGCTTATGAAAGAGTTCTGGACACCACCTTTAATGTGATCGTTGGCAATAAGCATCCTTTAGCACAAAAAAAACGCGTGAGCTTATCTGATCTTCAAGAAGTGACGTTTGTCGATTATTATGGGATGAATGAAGCTTTTCTGCGAATGTCCGGCATTGCCCCCAAAAACAATCAATCTCTTTTCGTCTATGACCGGGAAATGCTAAAGTTTATTCTCTCTAACAATAGAGGAGTGGCCATCTTTCCCTCGGTTTTTGCCCTCAATGATATCTATTTTAAACAGGGCCTGCTCCAATTACGGCCTATCGACGATATCCCTGACAATATTAATGCATTTATGTACCTTATCTATTTCAAAAATGAGCCCTTATCGTCTTTATTAGAGCAATTCATTAAGGTCATTAAAGAAATCATCCAAAAAACCAGTCAGTAA
- a CDS encoding SLC13 family permease — protein sequence MAVKQTEDSLTPHPLVTPQPGMDKELIKVLFFFVIAGLGWILPAPAPITPIGMKVFFVFIATVYGWTISEKVWPSLFACLAFPLTGVATMKEFVAMGWGSDVFYFMVLAFVLVKFLEEAGVSQFLASWLMSRKALQGHPWRLIFMILFTAYLVCSLVNIFIGMLLVWQIVYTMTDTIRQKPYDKFPTLMVFGIAVMGGLSLCAMPWGGNAIVNLGVYANLMGEPGNMIRYMAFSLPVGIISIFAYLLLCKYVFKLDITSLKKLTSDLINPEDLKVTPIKKIALVSLGAFIVLLLLPSILPKGNAFANLLNHMGVVGVIVLVFGVLSLIKSNGQNIFNFAALATKGVPWNMVAMVLVILAIGGCLMNPKTGVNEFLQLNVAPILTSLSPLMFVVVITLITVVLTNFMINMVVVALFLPVVISMSGTLGINPEQVSYLVMVASSFAILTPAASAASAILFPNAKWIRPKDIYQYGFPTIIVITAIAIIWSYLSGLFLY from the coding sequence ATGGCAGTTAAACAAACTGAAGACTCCTTAACACCACATCCACTGGTCACCCCCCAACCCGGAATGGACAAAGAACTTATTAAGGTCTTATTCTTTTTTGTGATTGCAGGGTTAGGATGGATTCTACCGGCACCGGCCCCTATTACCCCTATTGGTATGAAAGTATTTTTCGTGTTCATAGCAACAGTATACGGCTGGACTATATCTGAAAAAGTTTGGCCGAGCCTATTTGCCTGCTTAGCGTTCCCTCTTACAGGGGTAGCGACTATGAAAGAATTTGTGGCCATGGGCTGGGGCAGCGATGTCTTTTATTTCATGGTACTTGCCTTTGTATTAGTTAAATTCTTGGAAGAAGCAGGTGTAAGCCAATTCCTGGCTTCTTGGCTCATGAGCCGCAAAGCGCTCCAAGGACATCCTTGGCGTCTGATTTTTATGATCTTGTTCACAGCTTATCTTGTCTGCAGCTTAGTCAATATCTTTATCGGTATGCTCCTAGTATGGCAGATCGTCTATACCATGACCGATACCATTAGGCAAAAACCTTACGATAAATTTCCAACCTTAATGGTCTTTGGAATCGCTGTAATGGGAGGACTGAGCCTTTGTGCCATGCCTTGGGGTGGCAATGCTATCGTGAACCTCGGGGTATATGCCAACCTTATGGGTGAGCCAGGAAACATGATACGCTATATGGCGTTTAGCTTGCCTGTGGGAATAATCTCCATATTCGCCTACCTTCTTCTCTGTAAATATGTTTTCAAACTCGATATCACATCATTAAAAAAATTAACCAGTGACTTAATTAACCCTGAGGATTTAAAAGTAACCCCAATCAAAAAAATCGCTCTGGTTTCTTTAGGAGCTTTCATTGTTCTATTATTGTTACCAAGTATCTTGCCAAAGGGAAATGCTTTTGCTAATCTGCTGAACCATATGGGCGTAGTGGGCGTTATTGTACTGGTCTTTGGCGTACTCTCCCTGATAAAAAGCAACGGCCAGAATATTTTTAACTTCGCAGCGCTGGCGACTAAAGGCGTACCTTGGAACATGGTGGCCATGGTTCTTGTCATCTTAGCCATTGGCGGTTGTCTGATGAACCCCAAAACAGGTGTCAATGAATTCCTCCAGCTCAACGTGGCTCCCATACTTACCAGCTTATCCCCACTCATGTTCGTTGTGGTTATTACCCTTATTACCGTTGTCCTCACCAACTTCATGATTAACATGGTTGTGGTTGCCCTTTTCTTGCCCGTGGTCATCAGCATGTCCGGTACTTTAGGCATCAATCCTGAACAGGTTTCTTATTTAGTTATGGTCGCCAGCAGCTTTGCCATCCTAACCCCGGCCGCCTCTGCTGCCTCCGCGATCTTATTTCCTAATGCTAAGTGGATTCGCCCTAAAGACATCTACCAATATGGATTCCCCACTATAATTGTGATTACTGCTATAGCAATTATATGGAGCTACCTATCAGGCTTGTTTTTGTACTAA
- a CDS encoding LysR family transcriptional regulator: MRLEQFKQILKIEEHQSFSKAAKALFISQPSFSISINNFEEELGFKLFERNNKRVVPTEQGKEILSLAKKILDVEEKIKGIMDGNDVLIRNLHIAVPAALANAVFSQILIDFRELYPSVNLHIQEARFYEIIDMMEKGVYSLGVISSPKSQEQELLRKLTGKGIACEIIPGADNLNMTLFISSRNPLACQESVCLTDFKNLISISYKDNFTIALKEMDDIHKHVFASSNQLSPSNKEIIVQDIELVKMLISENLGYAVFPKIFAMNNLYVKKGLIQALPIREFHEPHSFCILYFSKEPLSLIEKELLIHVRQSLKNIIINQ; the protein is encoded by the coding sequence ATGCGCTTAGAACAGTTTAAGCAAATCCTTAAAATTGAAGAACATCAATCCTTTTCAAAGGCCGCAAAAGCCCTGTTCATCAGCCAGCCTTCTTTTAGCATCTCTATTAACAATTTTGAAGAGGAGCTTGGGTTTAAGCTATTTGAACGCAATAATAAAAGAGTTGTGCCCACTGAACAGGGAAAGGAAATCCTCTCCTTGGCTAAAAAAATTCTAGACGTCGAAGAGAAGATTAAAGGGATTATGGACGGCAATGATGTCTTAATCCGAAATCTTCATATAGCTGTTCCTGCTGCCCTTGCCAATGCTGTTTTTTCACAAATCCTGATTGATTTCCGGGAACTTTATCCTAGTGTCAATCTACATATTCAAGAAGCCCGCTTTTACGAAATTATCGACATGATGGAAAAAGGAGTCTACTCCCTCGGGGTGATATCCAGCCCTAAAAGCCAGGAACAAGAACTCTTGAGGAAGCTCACAGGCAAAGGTATTGCTTGTGAGATCATTCCAGGAGCAGATAATTTAAATATGACTCTTTTTATCAGCAGCCGCAATCCTTTAGCCTGCCAGGAATCGGTCTGCCTAACAGATTTTAAAAACCTTATATCCATTTCCTATAAAGACAACTTTACCATTGCTTTAAAAGAAATGGACGATATCCACAAACACGTATTTGCTTCATCTAATCAACTTTCTCCCTCAAATAAGGAAATAATTGTTCAAGATATCGAACTTGTAAAAATGCTCATCAGTGAAAATTTAGGATATGCAGTTTTCCCGAAGATTTTTGCCATGAATAATTTATATGTAAAAAAAGGCCTGATACAAGCACTTCCTATTCGGGAGTTCCATGAACCCCACAGTTTTTGTATTCTTTATTTCAGCAAAGAGCCTCTCTCCCTTATTGAAAAAGAATTGTTGATTCATGTACGACAATCCCTTAAAAACATTATTATAAATCAGTAG
- a CDS encoding nickel-dependent hydrogenase large subunit — MSLLEKKVIFPFTRIHNPMLVEAYLENGVIQEAFISDTLYRGFEQILEGRPAFDMPYYTQRICGICSSVHAVAAAFAVEQALGMTVPSNGLIQRNLIMGSDFLQNHIRHFYLMSMPDYFKGPDIPPFTPHLEGDIRFNTEENQRMTEHYFQAVEISRDAHAAFGVFGGKAPHGHGIVPGGCTMHVDADKINRYRGYLIKILEFINNVMIPDIELLVKRYPEYVHLGKGNGSFLSVGGFTQPDGGTLFPHGIVLEDKHQPFDDRLILEEVTTSWYKPTPPAHPWQGITEPDKSQPQGYTWVKAPRYQGHALEVGPLARAVIAKEKIIGYGTLGRHWSRVMETKKIAEAAMIWLERLVPGAETLNTKVQQESGMGIGYVEAMRGTLGHWVKIEKGRVKHYQIITPSTWNFSSRDEAGNCSVGELSIRGLTIKHPELKEAGRVIRSFDPCFSCSVHLIDGEQLRTLDIRV, encoded by the coding sequence GTGAGCTTGCTGGAAAAGAAAGTTATCTTTCCATTTACTCGCATTCATAATCCAATGTTAGTGGAAGCTTATCTGGAAAACGGAGTTATACAAGAAGCTTTTATTTCGGATACCCTTTACCGAGGCTTTGAGCAGATTCTCGAAGGGCGCCCTGCTTTTGATATGCCTTATTACACTCAGCGCATCTGTGGCATATGTTCCTCCGTTCATGCTGTAGCGGCAGCTTTTGCTGTAGAACAAGCACTTGGCATGACTGTTCCCTCCAATGGATTGATCCAACGCAATCTTATTATGGGCAGTGATTTCCTGCAGAATCATATTCGGCATTTCTATCTCATGAGTATGCCGGATTATTTTAAAGGACCTGACATTCCTCCTTTTACACCTCATTTAGAGGGCGATATCCGATTTAATACTGAAGAAAACCAACGCATGACGGAGCATTATTTTCAAGCTGTGGAGATTTCCCGGGATGCTCATGCCGCCTTCGGTGTATTCGGAGGAAAGGCTCCCCATGGGCACGGAATTGTACCCGGTGGATGCACCATGCATGTGGATGCCGATAAAATCAATCGCTATCGCGGCTATTTGATCAAAATTCTCGAATTTATCAATAATGTTATGATACCCGATATAGAGCTCCTGGTAAAACGCTACCCGGAGTATGTCCACCTGGGAAAAGGCAATGGTAGCTTTCTCTCAGTGGGAGGCTTCACCCAACCGGATGGCGGTACCTTATTTCCTCACGGGATTGTGCTCGAAGATAAACACCAGCCCTTTGATGACCGGTTAATCCTGGAGGAGGTGACAACATCCTGGTATAAACCAACTCCCCCCGCTCACCCTTGGCAGGGAATAACCGAGCCGGACAAGAGTCAACCTCAAGGCTATACCTGGGTTAAGGCTCCCCGCTACCAGGGGCATGCCCTGGAAGTAGGCCCCTTAGCCCGGGCCGTGATAGCCAAGGAAAAAATTATCGGCTATGGCACTCTTGGCCGTCATTGGTCTCGGGTCATGGAAACCAAGAAGATTGCCGAAGCGGCCATGATCTGGCTGGAGCGCCTGGTTCCTGGAGCAGAGACTTTAAATACCAAAGTCCAGCAAGAATCAGGCATGGGTATAGGCTATGTGGAGGCCATGCGAGGGACTTTAGGTCATTGGGTAAAAATCGAAAAAGGACGGGTTAAGCATTATCAAATCATAACACCATCGACTTGGAACTTTAGTTCGCGGGATGAAGCCGGTAACTGCAGTGTAGGAGAATTATCCATTCGCGGCCTCACCATCAAGCATCCGGAATTAAAAGAAGCCGGAAGAGTGATTCGCTCCTTCGACCCTTGCTTTTCCTGCAGTGTGCATCTCATTGACGGAGAACAACTCCGCACTTTAGATATCCGGGTCTGA
- a CDS encoding cytochrome b/b6 domain-containing protein, which yields MVLVGCGGEIVKYNKKNQGSQPQLKIRKPVVKELNKDQLINHIEMRQPASVRFFHWGFAFSLIAIILTGLILHQPLPFLALPYSKVFVMHVGFGWLASAFFIFRLVDMLMHKDKTLLLSWQDIKNLPKVFAYYFYLRSDLPPYGQYNSGQKVIFTSWFLLFPFLVFISLASYWAGERLDWVIKLLGGIQVLRIIKYFGAIYFASTILLHIYLGLTENLSKLQSMVTGYEQKNCEKSPAYQRPDYHTKR from the coding sequence ATGGTTCTCGTGGGGTGCGGAGGTGAAATCGTGAAATACAATAAAAAAAACCAAGGTTCCCAACCCCAGCTCAAAATCCGCAAGCCGGTCGTGAAAGAATTAAATAAAGATCAATTAATTAATCATATTGAGATGAGACAACCTGCCTCAGTCCGCTTTTTCCATTGGGGATTTGCCTTTTCTCTTATTGCAATTATTCTTACCGGTTTAATCCTTCATCAGCCCCTCCCCTTTCTGGCGCTGCCCTATAGCAAAGTCTTCGTGATGCATGTGGGCTTTGGCTGGCTTGCCTCGGCCTTTTTCATCTTTCGTTTAGTGGATATGCTTATGCACAAGGATAAAACACTCCTTCTCTCTTGGCAGGATATAAAGAACCTTCCTAAAGTTTTTGCCTATTATTTTTATCTCCGTTCGGATCTTCCTCCTTATGGGCAGTATAATTCAGGGCAAAAAGTGATTTTCACCAGCTGGTTTCTGCTTTTTCCTTTTCTGGTCTTCATCTCCCTAGCCTCCTACTGGGCGGGAGAACGTCTGGATTGGGTTATAAAGCTCTTAGGGGGTATTCAAGTCCTGCGCATAATTAAATATTTTGGAGCTATTTACTTTGCTTCCACCATTCTTCTCCACATTTACCTGGGCCTCACAGAAAATCTTAGCAAACTCCAGTCCATGGTTACGGGGTATGAACAGAAGAACTGTGAAAAAAGCCCCGCATATCAAAGACCAGATTATCATACTAAACGATAG
- a CDS encoding hydrogenase small subunit: MLNRREFLKLVVKGAILGNFISLVTPELEKALAQGEINKLPIIMVETGTCTGDSISLDNIWSPTLSDIFTNITEWRYDWTMMQSQGELAYDVLLEIEKNQAHEFVLLVQGSMIRRDGGHYNYAGLENGQLITGLDLVRRLGLKAKYVVAVGHCATYGGPVAGYPNPTQSTGVQNILPERRVINVSGCPAHPDWIMGTLLHLALYGEPELEKFGRPKMFFGETIHNNCPRRRYYDQGIFATDIGQKECLYRVGCKGPVTYADCPIRRWNDHYNWPIGCNSPCIGCTEPGYPDLMEPFTAHFPDIPFPGGSRAATDRIGRGVLGLATLGIGGYFLSSFYKGRLHRNFIRSTIKEKKKKIKVKKVKFCHQYRPKKPKE; the protein is encoded by the coding sequence GTGCTTAATCGTCGAGAATTTCTTAAGCTGGTGGTCAAAGGCGCAATTCTGGGCAACTTCATCAGCTTAGTAACCCCCGAACTGGAAAAAGCCCTCGCACAAGGAGAAATCAATAAACTTCCCATTATTATGGTGGAGACAGGAACCTGTACCGGTGACAGCATTTCTTTGGATAATATCTGGTCACCCACTCTATCCGATATATTTACCAACATTACTGAATGGCGTTATGACTGGACCATGATGCAATCACAAGGGGAGCTGGCCTACGACGTCTTGTTGGAGATCGAAAAAAATCAAGCTCATGAGTTTGTTCTTCTTGTTCAAGGTTCTATGATTCGCCGGGACGGAGGTCATTATAATTACGCCGGATTGGAAAACGGTCAACTGATCACCGGTCTGGATCTGGTGCGCAGACTGGGGTTAAAAGCCAAATACGTAGTGGCTGTTGGCCATTGCGCTACCTATGGGGGACCCGTCGCCGGTTACCCTAATCCTACACAGTCTACCGGTGTACAAAATATTTTGCCCGAGCGCCGGGTGATCAATGTCTCCGGCTGCCCCGCCCATCCGGATTGGATCATGGGAACTCTCCTTCACTTAGCTCTTTATGGTGAGCCTGAATTGGAGAAATTCGGCCGGCCGAAAATGTTTTTTGGGGAGACTATTCATAATAATTGTCCCCGTCGCCGCTACTACGACCAGGGCATATTTGCCACAGATATCGGTCAGAAAGAATGCCTTTACCGGGTAGGCTGTAAAGGACCGGTCACCTATGCGGATTGTCCGATCCGTCGCTGGAACGATCATTATAATTGGCCTATAGGGTGCAATTCCCCCTGTATCGGCTGTACCGAGCCCGGTTATCCTGACCTTATGGAACCCTTTACCGCCCATTTTCCCGATATCCCTTTTCCAGGAGGAAGCCGGGCGGCAACGGATCGAATCGGCAGGGGGGTCTTGGGATTAGCCACTCTAGGAATCGGTGGTTATTTTTTATCTTCCTTTTACAAGGGCCGCCTTCATCGCAATTTCATCAGGTCCACCATCAAAGAAAAGAAGAAAAAGATTAAGGTAAAAAAGGTTAAATTCTGTCATCAATATCGCCCGAAGAAACCAAAGGAGTGA